The Rhodococcus sp. ABRD24 genome contains the following window.
GGCCGCATCGGAGGTGTTCTCGGCGACCGATTCCAAGGTGGCGCGAGCGATGCCGTCCGCGTCGAGAACGCTCGGATCACGACCGCACAGCGACGGCAGCAGCGCGCGGGCAGCCGCCATGTCGTCGGCCTCCAGGTGCCGGGCCATGGTGCGTCCGGCACCCGCCAACGACGTGCCTCCCAGCACGGTCCACGTCGCCGCGGCGGTCACCGCGGCCTCCCCGGCCCAGCCGCAGCGCGCACCGAGGCGCTGAGCGATCGCTCCGCCCGCCGCTGTCGCGCCTACCAGGACCACGACGTGCGCCGCACCGGACAGTCGACTGTCGGCGTAGGTCCTCTGTTCCAATCTCATTGCAGCCAAACCGAATCCGGCCACCGGATGCCATCTCTTCGGGTCAGCGAACAGGCGGTCGGCGGCGTAGCCGAGCAGTAGACCGGCAGCACGCGCGGTGGGGCGCGAACGGCGGACGGGAACAACCCAACGGGATTTGCGAAGCACGATGGTATTCCTATCAACCCTGATGCCTCGGCAACCCACGGGTCTGCTGGCCGAACAGCCGCGGCACGGTTTCGACCTGGAGAAGGTCATCGACGCGCGCGGCATACGGCAGTGGACGGACATCGGGTTCTCGTCGATCTACCGCCTACTCGGCAAACTCCTCGCCGAGTCGTCCCGGTCACTGCACCGACGCGATCACTCGAGGCCAAGCAATGACGAACAAGCAGAACAGGTCAGCGCACCTGTGTAAGGCGCCTGTGCAAACCGATAGTATGTCGGGTGCAGTTGGTTCGCCTGCATTGGTCGTGAGGAGCCCCGAAGACCGGTGTCGGTGTCAAAGCATGTCCTTGTCCTTGGACTGAGCATGCGAAGAGGGAACCCGGTGGGAGTCCGGGACTGTCCCGCAGCGGTGAGTGGGAACGACCGCCGTCATCAGCACTGGGCCTCGAGCCTGGGAAGCGACGGCCAGTAGATCCGGTGTCAGCACAGGGCGCCCACGAGTCCGAAGACCTGCCTGCTGCGTCGGGTGCGCCGTGCCCGACGGTCCGCCGCCTCGGGGAATGGGCGTGTAGACCCGCTCGTGTCAAAGCCATACGCGTCTTCGGGGCTTCGAGGGGTGTACTCGTTCTGCCGGTGGTGGTCCATCCTGCGTAGGTAACTGGAGACATACCGTGACTACCCCTTTCACCGCGACCGTACTGGGCTCACCTCGTATCGGTCCCAACCGCGAACTCAAGAAGGCCGTCGAGGCCTACTGGGCCGGCCGTACCGACGCCGATGCGCTGGCCGAGGTCGGTGCGGCCCTGCGCCGACAGACGTGGACCGAGCTCCGCGACGCCGGCCTGGATTCGATCCCGATCAACACGTTCTCGTACTACGACCAGATGCTCGACACCGCCGTGATGCTCGGCGCCCTCCCGGAGCGAGTCGCGACCATCACCAACGGTCTCGATCGGTACTTCGCCGCAGCTCGCGGAACCGTCAGCGTGACGCCGCTGGAGATGACGAAGTGGTTCGACACCAACTACCACTACCTGGTTCCGGAGATCACCCCGTCGACATCGTTTTCCCTCGATGCATCGAAGGTGATCTCCGAACTCGGTGAGGCACTCGAACTCGGCGTGCCTGCGCGGCCCGTGATCATCGGCCCGGTCACATTCTTGCTGCTGTCGAAGGCAGTCGGCTCCGATGCGCCGCTGCTCGATCGGATAGACGAGCTCTTGCCGCTCTACGCCGAACTTCTCGGGCAGCTCCAGAGCGGTGGAGCGGAGTGGGTGCAGATCGACGAACCAGCACTGGTCGCAGACCGAACCGCCGGCGAGATCGCCGTCGCCAAGCAGGTTTACGACCATCTCGCCGCCGTTCCGCGACGTCCTGCCATCCTGGTGGCCTCGTACTTCGGCATCCTCGGCGAGGCCCTGCCCGCACTCGCGGCGACCGATGTCGAGGGACTTGCCGTCGACTTCGTTGCCAGAGCCGATGCTCCTGCCGCAATCCCCGAACTGGCCCGCAAGCACCTTGTTGCCGGTGTCGTCGACGGCCGAAACATCTGGCGCACCAACCTCGACCAGGCTTTGACCACCCTGGGCACCCTCGTCGGGAGCACTGGGTCGCTGGCAGTGTCGACTTCGTGCTCGCTCCTGCATGTGCCCTACACGCTCGATGCGGAGAAGAACCTCGACGCCGCTCTGCGGTCGTGGCTGGCTTTCGGGTCGGAAAAGGTCCAGGAGGTGGTGACCCTCGCCACCGCACTGACACAGGGCCGGGAAACGGTGGAAGGCTGCCTCGCGGCCGATCGAGCGGCACGATCGACGCGGGCCACCGATCCGCGCCTGCACGACGGCACCGTCCGCGACCGCCTCGAGTCGATCCTGGCTTCCGATCCGGGCCGGTCACCGGCCGATCAGCGTCGTAGGGCCCAGACCGGGCTGGACCTGCCGTTGCTGCCGACCACGACGATCGGCTCGTATCCGCAGACGACGGAGATCCGCGTCGCGCGCGCGGCCCTGCGTAAGGGCGAGATCACTGAGGCGGAATACCTCGATCGCATGCGCGCCGAGATCGCCGACGTCGTGGCCCTGCAGGAAGAGCTGGGGATCGACGTCCTGGTGCACGGTGAGCCCGAACGGAACGACATGGTCCAATACTTCGCCGAGCAGCTGGACGGGTTCTTCGCCACCAGCAACGGCTGGGTGCAGTCCTACGGCAGCCGCTGCGTGCGACCACCGATCCTCTACGGCGACGTCCGCCGGCCCGCCGCCATGACCGTCGACTGGATCACCTACGCACAATCGCTGACGAACCGCCCGGTCAAGGGCATGCTCACCGGCCCGGTGACGATCCTGGCGTGGTCGTTCGTGCGTGACGATCAGCCCCTGGCCGAGTCCGCGAATCAGGTTGCCCTGGCCATCCGCGACGAGACCGTCGATCTGCAGGGCGCCGGTATCCGTATCGTGCAGGTCGACGAGCCCGCACTGCGTGAGCTGCTCCCGCTGCGCGCTGCGGAGCAGCCTGCCTACCTGGACTGGGCTGTCGGATCGTTCCGACTCTCGACATCCGGTGTCGCGGACTCGACGCAGATCCACACCCATCTGTGCTATTCGGAGTTCGGTGAGGTGATCGATGCGATCGCGAACCTCGATGCGGATGTGACCTCGATCGAGGCGGCACGCTCACACATGGAGGTGCTCGACGATCTCAACGCCGTCGGGTTCGATCTGGGTGTCGGTCCGGGTGTCTACGACATCCATTCTCCCCGCGTTCCGAACGTCGAGGAGATCGTCACGTCGCTGCATGAAGCGCTGAAAGCCGTCCCCGCTGAGCGCTTGTGGGTCAATCCCGACTGTGGTCTCAAGACCCGCGGTCGCACCGAGGTCGAGGCGTCGCTGCGCAACATGGTGGACGCCGCGAAGCGGGTTCGCGCGGACCTCTGATCCGAAGGCTGTGGCACCGCACCGATCTGGTGCGGGGCCACAGCCCTGCGAGCTTCGGCACCGCTTTGGTCGTTCCTCGCCGACTCAACTGCCCGACCATTGTGCTCGTTCCTTCTGTAAGGATGCCAGCGTACATCTCAGGTGTCAGGGCATTGAGCTTCTCGGGTCGATCGAAGGTGACTGTGGTAACCGTGTCCACCTTCTCGACGATCAGGTTGCTGGTCGCGGTATGAGGTTCGGTCGACATCGCGATCGTTGTCATGGTGTCCTCAACGAGTTGGGAATGCACAAGCGTGGCGTGCGTCTTTCGTAGACGCTACCCATATTGCAGGCAAGACGAAATGCATTGTTTAAGAGTAGTTTTGAGGCTTCATTCGCGCGCATTCGAGAACTGCGCAAACCTGTTCGGCACGTTCACTGGCCGGAGCTGTCTTGGCCTTGGTCGAGTACCATTCGCGAAGATCGGCACATCTCACTCGGCGTGTTCTCGCCGATTGGTTCAGACGTTCCTGTTGCCTCTGCGTCGATTCAACTCGTCATACGCGTCGACCGGGTCACTTGATGACCACCAGGAGATCGTTGCGTTCGACCTGCCGCGCTCCGCGCCCACGGCGCCAAGGCAACACTGCGACCCGCACCGAGACTTCAGCGCGGGTCCGGGAGATTCAGGAGGTCCGGGAGATTCAGAAAAGGGGGCGCCCCGGGGTGCAGGAGCCGGTGATGCCAATGACCAGGCCCCGGGGCGCTGATCGTGGGCTCAGGCCACCACCGAGCGTTGCGGCACGCCGGTGTACTCACTGAGCGGTCGGATCAAGGCATTGGATTCGCCCTGTTCGATGATGTGCGCGGTCCATCCGGTGATGCGGCTCATCACGAAGATGGGGGTGAAGACCTCGACGTCGAAGCCCATCAGGTAGTACGCGGGCCCGGTGGGAAAGTCGAGATTGGGCTTGATGCCGGTGGCCTCGTTCATGGTCCGCTCGAGGATCTCGTAGATCCGGACCCACTTATCGCCGCCGGTCTGTGCGGCGACGTCGAAGAACGCCTTCCGCATCGTCGGGACACGCGAGTCGCCGTTCTTGTACACGCGGTGACCGAAGCCCATGACCTTGTCCTTGCGGGCC
Protein-coding sequences here:
- the metE gene encoding 5-methyltetrahydropteroyltriglutamate--homocysteine S-methyltransferase, whose protein sequence is MTTPFTATVLGSPRIGPNRELKKAVEAYWAGRTDADALAEVGAALRRQTWTELRDAGLDSIPINTFSYYDQMLDTAVMLGALPERVATITNGLDRYFAAARGTVSVTPLEMTKWFDTNYHYLVPEITPSTSFSLDASKVISELGEALELGVPARPVIIGPVTFLLLSKAVGSDAPLLDRIDELLPLYAELLGQLQSGGAEWVQIDEPALVADRTAGEIAVAKQVYDHLAAVPRRPAILVASYFGILGEALPALAATDVEGLAVDFVARADAPAAIPELARKHLVAGVVDGRNIWRTNLDQALTTLGTLVGSTGSLAVSTSCSLLHVPYTLDAEKNLDAALRSWLAFGSEKVQEVVTLATALTQGRETVEGCLAADRAARSTRATDPRLHDGTVRDRLESILASDPGRSPADQRRRAQTGLDLPLLPTTTIGSYPQTTEIRVARAALRKGEITEAEYLDRMRAEIADVVALQEELGIDVLVHGEPERNDMVQYFAEQLDGFFATSNGWVQSYGSRCVRPPILYGDVRRPAAMTVDWITYAQSLTNRPVKGMLTGPVTILAWSFVRDDQPLAESANQVALAIRDETVDLQGAGIRIVQVDEPALRELLPLRAAEQPAYLDWAVGSFRLSTSGVADSTQIHTHLCYSEFGEVIDAIANLDADVTSIEAARSHMEVLDDLNAVGFDLGVGPGVYDIHSPRVPNVEEIVTSLHEALKAVPAERLWVNPDCGLKTRGRTEVEASLRNMVDAAKRVRADL